One stretch of Natronobacterium gregoryi SP2 DNA includes these proteins:
- a CDS encoding dCTP deaminase/dUTPase family protein has translation MSADHPLADYVDNLVYEPAQAHEHGIDLTASAIYEVAGPGRVDFGGDELEDADLEPVDTELRDPDDEFGWWHLEGGQYVLQHNEFLTDLDEPLFLQPRNDLLARGVSHPSMQVVSHLPLIPLTVADGGVQIKENARISTLLAIGRVDAADELDRSP, from the coding sequence ATGTCAGCCGACCATCCGCTCGCCGACTACGTCGACAACCTGGTGTACGAACCCGCACAGGCCCACGAACACGGCATCGACCTGACAGCGAGTGCGATATACGAGGTCGCCGGTCCCGGCCGCGTCGACTTCGGCGGCGACGAACTCGAGGACGCCGACCTCGAGCCAGTCGATACGGAACTTCGCGACCCCGACGACGAGTTCGGCTGGTGGCACCTCGAGGGCGGACAGTACGTCCTCCAGCACAACGAGTTCCTGACCGACCTCGACGAGCCACTCTTCCTCCAGCCGCGAAACGACCTGCTCGCCCGTGGCGTCTCCCACCCGTCGATGCAGGTCGTCTCACACCTCCCACTGATCCCGCTGACCGTCGCCGACGGTGGTGTCCAGATCAAGGAGAACGCACGGATCTCGACGCTGCTGGCGATCGGTCGCGTCGACGCCGCCGACGAACTCGACCGGTCACCGTAA
- a CDS encoding M20 family metallo-hydrolase produces the protein MSENARGDGGGAGRTLSVDRDRLRSDVERNAEFGAVEPPEANAHGRTVLTGTEANRRARDSLVERLEDAGLSVSVDAVGNVLGTWTPESANPDAAPVVAGSHLDSVPEGGIFDGPLGVYAALEAVRTLQEADGEPARPVAVVSFTEEEGTRFGGGLLGSGVATGHRTVEDALALTDDEGTTLEEALESIGYRGESRLEPSDWDSFLELHVEQDTRLEERAVPVGVVTTITGILHADARFVGETDHAGTTGMADRTDALAAASEFVLELERAGREFAGEDGTAVATVGKSHVRPNATNVVPGEVELGVDGRDVEAETMDRLLERARKCLDSLEADRGVETDLEIELEVAPAPMTDRCREALSTGADAAGVESVSLHSGAAHDTMYVSRVTDAGMLFVPSEDGLSHTPFEWTDWGDCATGARVLAEAMTRLADD, from the coding sequence ATGAGTGAGAACGCGAGGGGGGACGGTGGCGGTGCCGGGCGAACGCTCTCGGTCGACCGTGATCGGCTCCGGTCGGACGTCGAGCGAAACGCCGAGTTCGGCGCAGTCGAGCCACCGGAGGCGAACGCACACGGACGAACCGTCCTGACGGGAACCGAGGCGAACCGACGCGCCCGCGACTCCCTCGTCGAGCGACTCGAGGACGCCGGACTCTCGGTCTCGGTCGACGCCGTCGGCAACGTCCTGGGCACGTGGACGCCGGAGTCGGCAAACCCCGATGCCGCGCCGGTCGTCGCCGGGAGCCACCTCGACTCGGTCCCCGAAGGTGGGATCTTCGACGGACCGCTCGGCGTCTACGCCGCCCTCGAGGCCGTCCGCACCCTGCAGGAAGCCGACGGCGAACCAGCGCGTCCGGTCGCCGTCGTCTCGTTCACCGAAGAGGAGGGCACTCGCTTCGGCGGCGGCCTGCTCGGCTCCGGGGTCGCGACCGGCCATCGGACAGTCGAGGACGCACTCGCGCTGACCGACGACGAGGGCACGACCCTCGAGGAGGCACTCGAGTCCATCGGCTACCGCGGCGAGAGTCGTCTCGAGCCGTCCGACTGGGATTCCTTCCTCGAGTTGCACGTCGAACAGGATACGCGTCTCGAGGAGCGAGCGGTGCCGGTCGGCGTCGTCACGACGATCACAGGTATCCTTCACGCGGACGCCCGCTTCGTTGGCGAGACGGACCACGCGGGGACGACAGGGATGGCGGACCGGACGGACGCTCTCGCGGCCGCCAGCGAGTTCGTTCTCGAACTCGAGCGGGCGGGCCGGGAGTTCGCGGGCGAAGACGGAACCGCGGTCGCGACCGTCGGAAAGAGCCACGTCCGACCGAACGCGACCAACGTCGTCCCCGGCGAGGTCGAACTCGGCGTCGACGGTCGCGACGTCGAGGCCGAGACGATGGATCGACTCCTCGAGCGGGCACGGAAGTGTCTCGACTCTCTCGAGGCCGACCGCGGCGTCGAGACCGACCTCGAGATCGAACTCGAGGTCGCGCCGGCGCCGATGACCGACCGCTGCCGGGAGGCCTTGTCGACGGGTGCCGACGCTGCGGGGGTCGAGTCGGTGTCCCTGCACTCGGGTGCGGCCCACGACACGATGTACGTCTCGCGGGTGACCGACGCCGGAATGCTGTTCGTCCCTTCTGAGGACGGGCTTTCGCATACGCCGTTCGAGTGGACCGACTGGGGGGACTGTGCGACGGGTGCTCGCGTGCTCGCCGAGGCGATGACCCGTCTCGCGGACGACTGA
- a CDS encoding O-methyltransferase: MVDVLSDEIEQFVRTVGPDPDETLSEMDEYAREHGFPHVGPEVGGVLRLLARLTDARRIFEFGSGYGYSAYWFAEALPEDGEIVLTEVDEDELEMARGYMAQGGYDDLAWYELGDALETIGRYDGPFDVVLIDHQKHRYVEAFEAIREKVPVGGVVVADNAIAAGVIEFDKLQELIAGDATAAEIDANDHTEGIADYLEHVTTAPAFETVLLPLGEGIAVSYRVE, translated from the coding sequence ATGGTCGACGTCCTCAGCGACGAGATCGAGCAGTTCGTACGGACCGTCGGACCCGACCCCGACGAGACGCTGTCCGAGATGGACGAGTACGCCCGCGAGCACGGGTTCCCCCACGTCGGGCCAGAGGTCGGCGGCGTCCTCCGACTGCTGGCGCGGCTGACCGACGCGAGGCGAATCTTCGAGTTCGGCTCCGGCTACGGCTACTCCGCGTACTGGTTCGCCGAAGCCCTGCCCGAAGACGGCGAGATCGTCCTCACCGAGGTCGACGAGGACGAACTCGAGATGGCACGCGGCTACATGGCCCAGGGCGGCTACGACGACCTCGCGTGGTACGAACTCGGCGACGCGCTCGAGACGATCGGCCGGTACGACGGCCCGTTCGATGTCGTGCTGATCGACCACCAGAAACACCGGTACGTCGAGGCCTTCGAGGCGATCAGGGAGAAGGTGCCAGTCGGTGGCGTCGTCGTCGCGGACAACGCCATCGCTGCCGGCGTCATCGAGTTCGACAAATTGCAGGAACTGATCGCAGGCGACGCCACGGCGGCCGAGATCGACGCCAACGATCACACGGAAGGAATCGCCGACTACCTCGAGCACGTGACGACGGCCCCAGCGTTCGAGACCGTCCTGTTACCGCTCGGAGAAGGGATCGCGGTCAGCTATCGCGTGGAGTAG